The DNA window ATTTTCATCACCGGTTGAATTTATGATTGGACTTGGGGGAAGGCATAATAATGAATCATTATATCCATTTAAACCAGATAAGTCTTTTAGAATTCTTGCTAAGTAGACTGCATTTCCGTATTCAAGTGGACAAAGCTCCGCAATTGCGGATAGATCTGATGACTGAGTAGAATTCAATTCAAATATACCAGCCGCCACAGATTCCATATAGATATGGTTAACTTCTTGTAGGAAGGTTTGAATATCGTCTTCTGCCTCTATTAAATCATTGGCTGTAAGAACACCCTCAAGAAAAGTATCTCTTTGCTCAATCCAGCTATCCCATAAAGTATTTAAATCTGAAGTAGTTTCATTAGCGTCACTAAATAGATCTACCAAGAATTCATGGTAATAGCTACTGTCGGTAGAGTTGGCCGCATTGTACAAAGAATCTGCATACAATTTAATTGCCGTCATCTTCGCGTTAATGAGGATGAGTTCATCTTCCATATTTTGTAATTGTGAGCAAGATCATTGCCTTACGTGATCTTGACCCAAGATACTAACAAAAGTTATATTCTTGATATTTTTAAATGAATCAAATTTGCTATATATTATCGTTTTAAAAAAAACTTAGGAAAAAATTAGTGAGTGTTAACTCGAATAGTTATTTTCACAAGGCTTTAAGCCCAGGGTATTACGAAGCACCAGGGCTATCAATAAGTACCTGACCCGGCGCTCGTCTCAAGACGAATGCATTTTGATTTATTTGCGTGGTGGTAGACTCAATGCATGTTTGTTGAGTAGTCTTTGTTTGTTAAAAAATTAGTTATGACAGATCCAGAGAATCCAAATTCGTTATTTAGAATAATTATAGAAAAATGCAATAAAGTTTATTACTCTATTACAGAGAACTTTATTTATCTCATCATGGCCTTTGCGGCTCCTTTGTTTCTGTATTATATAAGTCAGGGTAAGGAAGTGGTGTTGTACTTGTTGGATCCGCATGAATGGATGAATATTGCCATGATACTGGTCAGCTTTATTGTATTGTTTTATGTTATTTGGGTAATTCCTGTGTGGAGCATTGAGCTCTTAAAAATATTATCCGACAGAAATATGATGACCCGGAAAATGGAAGAAGAGGAGGGAGGAGTTTCGCCACCACAATTGTTTTGCATTTTGGCCAACCGGTATAACAGTGAATTCAATCACAAGAAAGTTTATCCAATCAGGGTTTTTGCCAATATACCTATATTGGTTTTTGTATTTACCATTGCAGGAACACAGTGGGATGCATTATTTAGTCCGTTTATTTTTTTAATATTCCTGTTAATTTCTTTGATCATCAAGGATATGGCGAAAGGGATTATGGTAAATAAAGTTCTGCAAAATCTTTTTGTTCAGCGACCATATCTGGGTTATTTTGGCCATGCAGCAATCATTATAATGGCTTCGCTTTTATGGGCCTGTGGTTGGTATCTATTCGGTGCATTTGTAATTTGGTTATTGTATTTTTATAATGACTGGTTCCATTATTTTATAGAACATATTTCTGAATATTGGGAGCAAGATCCTAAAGACAACCCATGTACATCCGGTGATAAGCAGGAGTGTCTTTATAGAAAGTCAAAAAATGTATTTTCTGTTTATGCAAGTATCATTCTACTTTTTATAATCATGTTTTGGGTTGGGGAAAGATATGAGTTCATGCATAAAATATCGC is part of the Candidatus Vicinibacter affinis genome and encodes:
- a CDS encoding T9SS type A sorting domain-containing protein, producing the protein MEDELILINAKMTAIKLYADSLYNAANSTDSSYYHEFLVDLFSDANETTSDLNTLWDSWIEQRDTFLEGVLTANDLIEAEDDIQTFLQEVNHIYMESVAAGIFELNSTQSSDLSAIAELCPLEYGNAVYLARILKDLSGLNGYNDSLLCLPPSPIINSTGDENIGYSYQITPNPVSENLIITDRMCNQKIDKLIHIRDLNGKIILAERWSTDASCIKLISTYNIITGLYILSVDNSKSGKNLYSSRIIINR